In Chryseobacterium gleum, a single genomic region encodes these proteins:
- a CDS encoding YdeI/OmpD-associated family protein, whose amino-acid sequence MNPKVNFFFEKATQWKEEFEKLRTIALSTELVEDLKWGCPCYTYEGKNIFLIHGFKEYCALLFFKGALMKDPDHILIQQTENVQAARQIRFTDVEQINDLEDILRQYMFEAVEIEESGAKVEMKKTKEFEMAEEFQEKLDQNPALQEAFKALTPGRQRAYLLHFSSAKQSKTREARIEKCIPQIMDGIGLND is encoded by the coding sequence ATGAATCCAAAAGTGAATTTTTTCTTCGAAAAAGCCACACAGTGGAAAGAAGAATTTGAAAAGTTAAGAACAATCGCCTTAAGCACCGAATTGGTTGAAGATTTAAAATGGGGCTGTCCCTGTTATACTTATGAAGGGAAAAATATTTTCCTGATCCACGGTTTCAAGGAATATTGTGCGCTGCTCTTCTTTAAAGGGGCTTTGATGAAAGATCCGGACCATATCCTGATTCAGCAGACTGAAAATGTGCAGGCTGCAAGACAGATCCGTTTTACTGATGTGGAACAAATCAATGATCTGGAAGACATTCTCCGCCAATATATGTTTGAAGCTGTTGAAATAGAAGAATCAGGTGCTAAAGTGGAAATGAAGAAAACAAAAGAGTTTGAAATGGCTGAAGAATTTCAGGAAAAGCTGGATCAAAATCCTGCATTACAGGAAGCTTTTAAAGCATTAACACCAGGAAGACAAAGAGCCTACCTGCTTCACTTCTCCTCTGCCAAACAGTCCAAAACCCGTGAAGCCCGCATTGAAAAATGCATTCCACAAATTATGGACGGAATAGGACTAAACGACTAA
- a CDS encoding DoxX family protein — MNTPHPSQKRTKIIYWIFTLWMALGMVSTAIVQLMKNKDELANFTNLGYPSYLMTIIGVWKILGVIAILIPKRLLLKEWAYAGFFFVMSGAVISHLIVGDTAGRTFPAVLLFVLVIISWYFRPAERKITIID, encoded by the coding sequence ATGAACACACCACACCCCTCACAAAAAAGAACAAAAATCATCTATTGGATATTCACCCTCTGGATGGCTCTGGGAATGGTTTCAACAGCCATTGTCCAGCTAATGAAAAACAAAGATGAACTGGCCAATTTTACCAATCTCGGCTACCCTTCTTACCTGATGACCATCATCGGAGTATGGAAAATTCTGGGCGTTATTGCGATTTTAATTCCTAAACGTTTGCTTTTAAAAGAATGGGCTTATGCAGGATTTTTCTTTGTAATGTCCGGAGCTGTCATTTCCCATCTTATCGTGGGTGACACAGCTGGCAGAACTTTCCCTGCAGTATTATTATTCGTATTGGTTATTATTTCCTGGTACTTCAGACCTGCAGAAAGGAAAATTACTATCATTGATTAA